In Caldisericum sp., the sequence TAGAAATGGTGTTGTTCTTGCTGAGGATATTCCTTCTTATAATGTTTCAGTTGTGATGGAAGATGTAAAGAATCCTAAAGAAGAGTTTGCTTTGTTATCCTCTATCATTGGTATGACGGTTAATGAAATAGAAGATAAAATTAAAAAAGCAAACTTACCTTCATTTGAAACTGTTTTGATTAAAAGAGATATCTCTACAAAAGAGAGAATTCAAATCGAGGAAGCCCTCGATAGGTTGCCAGGCATAAATGTTATTACTTCTTATAAGAGATTTTATCCATTTAAAGAAATTGGAGCATGTTTCATAGGTTATGTTGGACCAGTTACGATGGATGATATAAAAAGCGATCCGTATTACGATATAAATGATAGAATTGGTAAGCAAGGTCTTGAACTGCAATATGAGAAATACCTGAGAGGTATAAAGGGAAAGAAAGAAGTTCTTGTCGATGCATTTGGAAGAATTGAGTCCGTGCTCTACGAAGAGGAACCAATCGCAGGAGATGACATATACTTAAACATTGATATAAATATTCAAAAAAATCTTGAAAACATTATAGGTGATAAAACAGGCGTTGCTATAGCAATGAACCCAAAAACTGGCGGAATAATCGCAATGGTATCTCATCCTACATTTGACCCTAACTTATTTGTTAACGGTATAAGTGAAAAAGACTATAATTCGCTTTTGGAACAGAATGCCTTAATAAACCGCGCAATACAGTCAAGATATCCACCGGGTTCAACTTTTAAAAGTCTAACTCTCATAACTGCTTTGGAAAAGGGAATTATTACAAAAGATACTGTTATAGATTGCGGGGCTTATATAACAATTGGTGGTAGGAATTTCAAAGACTGGGTATATCCAAGGGCGTTTGGGAAACAAACACCATCTGAGGCCCTTGCTAATTCAAGTGATGTCTTTTTCTATAAACTTGGTCTTATGACTGGTGCTGATAACATAAAAAATATGGGAGACCTTCTAAAAGTACCCGAACTAACAAATGTCGACTTACCCTTTGAGATAAAAGGAATTATCCCTTCACCTCAGTGGAAAGAAAGTGTTGTAGGCGAACAGTGGTATTTAGGCGATACGGCGAATATGTCCATAGGGCAAGGATTTGTATCATTAACTCCTCTTGAGGTTGCAACATTTTATCAATTAATTGCAAACAACGGAGTAGGGCTTACCCCACATTTCCTCTCAAAGATTATTTCTCCGAAGGGTGAAGTTATTCTTGAATATAAGCCGATAGTTCGGGTTGAATATAAATTTAAGCCTGATACATTAAACACAGTGAAAGACGGACTCGAAGGTTTGTCGAATAAGCCTGATATGAAGATAGTGAGAGTAAATGGTGTTTCGGTTTGTTCAAAAACTGGAAGTGCAGAAGTTGGCGATAAGGAAGGCAATGTGCACCACTGGCTTGTATCTTTTGCACCAAGAGAAGATAGTTCTGTATTAGGTCTTTTATTTTTCGAGTATTCAAAGTTTCCTTCGTCTCACTCGCTTGCTCCTCTTATGAGAGACTTGCTTAAAAATTTTTTTTGAGTAAAAATATGTAAGGAGGAAATCTATGAAAGATATTGTAAGTCTTAAGGGAATAAATGGAGATGTGGTTTTAAAAATTGACCCTAATGCTCCTTTTACTGAGGTTCTTGATAGAATCAAGTCTCTTATCGAAAGCGAAAGAAATTTCTTTAGCAAAGGCTTCTTATCGATTGATACGCAAGGT encodes:
- the mrdA gene encoding penicillin-binding protein 2, which translates into the protein MNRKKLEFNFILYLLIFILFFTLFGRAYYLQVIKGDYYNELSQYRSIRVLITQPMRGRILDRNGVVLAEDIPSYNVSVVMEDVKNPKEEFALLSSIIGMTVNEIEDKIKKANLPSFETVLIKRDISTKERIQIEEALDRLPGINVITSYKRFYPFKEIGACFIGYVGPVTMDDIKSDPYYDINDRIGKQGLELQYEKYLRGIKGKKEVLVDAFGRIESVLYEEEPIAGDDIYLNIDINIQKNLENIIGDKTGVAIAMNPKTGGIIAMVSHPTFDPNLFVNGISEKDYNSLLEQNALINRAIQSRYPPGSTFKSLTLITALEKGIITKDTVIDCGAYITIGGRNFKDWVYPRAFGKQTPSEALANSSDVFFYKLGLMTGADNIKNMGDLLKVPELTNVDLPFEIKGIIPSPQWKESVVGEQWYLGDTANMSIGQGFVSLTPLEVATFYQLIANNGVGLTPHFLSKIISPKGEVILEYKPIVRVEYKFKPDTLNTVKDGLEGLSNKPDMKIVRVNGVSVCSKTGSAEVGDKEGNVHHWLVSFAPREDSSVLGLLFFEYSKFPSSHSLAPLMRDLLKNFF